One Acropora palmata chromosome 2, jaAcrPala1.3, whole genome shotgun sequence genomic window, tgatcggggcggagaaggacgagcctatggaaatctcggtaatgcttaccactCACTTGGgaactatcgaaaagccactGAGTAttataaaaaatgtttgaaaattgaaagagaaattggtgatcggggcggagaaggacgagcctatggaagtctcggtaatgcttaccactCACTTGGgaactatcgaaaagccactGAGTAttataaaaaatgtttgaaaattgcaagagaaattggtgatcggggcggagaaggaggagcctatggaagtctcggtaatgcttaccaatcactgggtgactatcgaaaagccattgagtatcatgaaaaacatttgaaaattgcaagagaaattagtgatcggggcggagaaggaggagcctatggaaatctcggtaatgcttaccggtcactgggtgactatcgaaaagccattgagtatcatgaaaaagatttgaaaattgcaagagaaatcagtgatcggggcggagaaggaggagcctttggaagtctcggtaatgcttaccagtcactgggtgactatctaaaagccattgagtatcatgaaaaacatttaaaaattgcaatagaaattggtgatcggggcggagaaggacgagcctatggaaatctcggtaatgcttaccactCACTTGGgaactatcgaaaagccactGAGTAttataaaaaatgtttgaaaattgaaagagaaattggtgatcggggcggagaaggactagcctatggaaatctcggtaatgcttaccactcactgggtgactatcgaaaagccattgagtatcatgaaaaacatttgaaaattacaaGAGAAATtagtgatcggggcggagaaggaggagcctatggaagtctcggtaatgcttaccggtcactgggtgactatcgaaaagccattgagtatcatgaaaaacatttaaaaattgcaagagaaattggtgatcggggcggagaaggacgagcctatggaagtctcggtaatgcttaccggtTACTGGGTGattatcgaaaagccattgagtatcatgaaaaacgtttgaaaattgcaatagaaattggtgatcggggcggagaaggaggagcctatggaagtctcggtaatgcttacgactcactgggtgactatcgaaaagccattgagtatcatgaaaaagatttgaaaattgcaagagaaatcagtgatcggggcggagaaggaggagcctatggaagtctcggtaatgcttacaggTCACTCgctgactatcgaaaagccattgagtatcatgaaaaacatttaaaaattgcaagagaaattggtgatcggagcggagaaggaggagcctatggaagtctcggtaatgcttacgactcactgggtgactatcgaaaagccattgagtatcatgaaaaacatttaaaaattgcaagagaaattggtgatcggagcggagaaggaggagcctatggaagtctcggtaatgcttaccggtcactgggtgactatcgaaaagccattgagtatcatgagcaatatttgaaaattgcaattgaGATTGGTGATCAggccggagaaggaaaagcTTATCACAACATTGGAATTGACTTCTCTTGtcttgaagaaattgaaaacgcGGTGGATAATTTTCTGTCCTCTGTGGATGTCTTTAATTCTTTGAGATCTCTATTGAAGTCTCAAGATAACTGGAAAATAAGGTTTCGTGAGATGCACGAAGCAGCGTACAATGCTTTATGGGTGTCGTTACTAAGAATTAAAAAGATCGATGAAGCTTTGTTTGCGGCTGACCAAGGACGAGCCCAGACTTTGTCTGACAATTTGTTGCTCCAATATAAACTTGATGGATGCTTATCATCAGCGGCAGTTGACAGCAAAGAGACAGTATGTTGCCTCTTGACAAAGCTTTCCTCGCCAACTCTTTTTCTAGCAATTAAAGGCTTTACGGCCAACATTTGGTTTCtgagaaagggaaagaaaattatattGCGGAAAGGGAGGCTGGAGGGTgacaaaagagagaaagatcCTTTATTTGCCTTACTGCAATCATCTTTAGAAAAAATCGGAGCTGAACATTCAAAAAGATGTGAAGATCGTACATTTGATGAACttgacaatgaatgcttgCTTAGCTTAGAAGTGCGGGGTGAAGGAGTTGGAAAACCACCATTGCCGTCTTTAGATAATCCCTTTAAGCCATTTTATGATGCAGTTATTGATCCAATTCTTGACATGCTTGAACCTCAAAACgacgagttggtcattgttccTGATGGTGCGCTGTGCTTTATTCCATGGGCCGCAGTTATTGAATCGATTAGGATCCGCATTGTTCCATCACTGACAAGTTATCAACTGATCTTAAGTGCACCCGAAGGACATCACAGGAAGAAGGGGGCGcttttggtcggaaatccCTGCTCAAACGAGTTGAAGGAGCCCTTAGACGACTTACCATGTGCTCAAGAAGaagtagaaatgattgcatcaattctcaaGACCACACCTCTGACAGGGATACatgcaacaaaagctgaagtgatgaaacggatgtcgtcagttggcttaattcatattgctgcCCACGGAAACCAGCGCACTGGGGAAATTGCTTTGTCTCCAAATCCTGGATGGTCTTCAAAGTTCCCTCACAGAAAGgattacattttaaaaatgtccgATGTGCAGGCTGCCAACCTTCGAGCTCGTCTTGTAGTGCTGagttgctgtcacagtggacgaggcagagtcttgaagggtgagggtgtggtcggtatcgcacgtgcctttttggcagctggtgctcgttctgtgttggttGCCCTATGGGCAATAGATGACAAGGCTACCATGGTGTttatgaaaagtttctaccaacacctaaaggaaggaaaaaccgcCAGTGCTGCCGTTCAGCAATCGGTGAAATTCCTTCGTGAGTCTGAGCAGTTTTCTGAGATGAAGTactgggctccattccaaCTAATCGGAGATGACGTTAAGATTGAATTCGAGGAGGATGACAacgtcaaaaaatgagagtaaaacgtttttttcagtttctctgtCAGCATAATAACCGGCGTAATAGGTTTCTCTGGCTGTCTTACTTTTCGGTAAAGCCACGTAACAGAACAGTTGCGATAATATGCAATGGTTAAGCGGTATTAGTTGACTCTTTCGTCGGAGCAGCGTGATTCTTGTGAGGGGCCTCTTTCCTTGACCGAGCTTTTTAATGCACTTAAAAGTCTTAATTTAAATCGTTCTCCTGGCCTAGATGGCCTGACTGTagaattttatttacatttttgggaTGTTTTGGCTCCCCTCTTACTTCGCCCAGCCAATGAATGCTTTCTCCGCGGTTCCTTGCTGGAATCAGTGAAAGGTAGCGTCACTCGTTTGATTTTTAAGAAGCATGGCGATAGGAAGTGTCTCAATAATTGGCGTCCTATTTCGTTGCTGAAGGTTGACTACAAGATTTTTTCTAAAGTTATTACCTCCCGTCTGTCAAAGGTTCTTAGTTTTATTATTCATCCGGATCAAACCTGTTCCATACTTGGGTGTTCTATTTTTTCTAATGTCACTCTCTTACGAGATACCCTTGATTATATCGAGCGTACGAATGAGACGGCAATTCTTGTGAGTCTTGACCAGGAGAAAGCATTTGATAGAGTAAACCGTAGTTTTTTATTAGATCTTCTTGTAGTTGTTGGCTTTGGCCTTGATTTTTGTCGTTGGATAGCTACTCTTTACAATGGCGCCTACATGCGCATTATTTTGAATTGGCTTACTGAGCGAATTTCTCTTGAACGCGTCGTCCTTGTCTCCATTGGTTTATGTGTTATGCATTGAGGTTTTGGCCAATCTAATCCGGGGTTCTCCGAGGATTAAGGGATTTCTTCTGCCTGGTTCAGGTGGCCTTCAGGCCAAGATTAGTTTGCACGCTGACGATACTACTCTTCTTTTGAAAGACTCTCGCTCACTTACAAGTCTATTCGAATTAATTGACCCTTTTGAGAAGGGATCTCAGGTCAAACTTAATAGGTCCAAAACCGAGGCCATGTGGCTCGGGGCGTGGAAATTTTGTAACGATGAGCCTCATGGCCTTACCTGGATTCGCAAGATGAAGACCCTGGGCGTTATTTTTGGAGTCGTTGACACCGAACAGGATAATTGGCAACCAAAATTGAACAAGTTGGAGAAGTCCCTTAATCTATGGAAATCGCGCTCTCTATCTCTTTTGGGAAAAGCTTTGGTTGTTAATGTCTTAGGGTTTAGCAAACTAATCTACCTAGAAAGAGTTCTTGTCTTGCCTGCGTGGGTTCTCTCGCGCGTCAATCGGCTTATATGGCGTTTCATTTGGAACTCTTGTATGGAAACTGTCAGTCGTAATACGTGCTTTCTGAAAACTCAGAATGGTGGCCTGGGCTTGGATAATTTTGAGTTGAGATCTAAATCGCTGAGTTTGGCTGGTATGGTTTCCACTCTGGGTTCCCCGAGTGACAGTTCCTTTTTCTTGTGTAAATATTTTGTCGGGCGCCGGCTGTCTCgtcttaataattataataataatatttcactTCTATAGCGCTCACATCCATTACTTGTCCGAGGCGCTTTAcaaaattatctttaaaacTGCAATTCTAAAATTCAAGaataaaagatgaaaaactaaaaaaattaaaaatataaagagTTACTCTCAATAAATCTAGTAAAAAGGAAGGTCTTaagttttttcttaaataataaaactgtACTGGATTGACGTGTTTCCAAAGATATAGCGTTCCAAAGCTTCGGAGCACAAACACTAAAGGCTCTATCACCatatgttttggttttacaaaTTGGCTGCATTAGCAGGTCTTGAACATTCGAGCGAAGAGACCTAGCTGATTTCCGATGTTCCAGGAGATTTGTTAGATATTGTGGACAAAGACCATTCAATGATTTGTAGACGAATAAAAGATGTTTAAACACGATCCGATACGAGACCGGCAACCAATGAAGTTGTACTAAGATAGGAGTAATATGATCATATTTCCGTGCACCGGTGACATAGCGAGCAGCAATGTTCTGGATTTGTTGCAACTTCTTCACTTTATATTTTGGTAGTCCAAAGTATAGATGGTTACAATAGTCCAACCGCGTAGTTATAAATGCATGTATAACCGTCGAGGCAGCATTGTACGAATTCTAAACAAATTCCTCAAGTGGTTGATCGAAGACTTACAGACATGATCTATTTGGTCATCAAACGTCATGTGCTTGTCAAAAATGACTCCAAGGCTCCTTACTTTATCAGAGATGGAAATTCGTTCATCCATAAATTGCAAGTAGTCAAGTGCAGGCCCCTCGCGAAACCTCGAATGGATCAGTAAAATGTCCGTCTTGTCCGGGTTCAGCCTCAAATGACCCGAATGGGCCTTTCTGAGGAATACCGCTGCAACTAGTGCCTTTTCTCCGTCCTCCTTCTATGATTCATGGTTAAGTATTCTTTCCTCTAAGAAGGTGTATTCGAAGCTGTTGCAGTCGAATTCGCCTGGGCCCATTTTATCACATCATTGGGCCCCTTTTGTTAGCCCCGCATTTCAACACGGCAGTGGTCTTTGGTTCGAGACAACTTTACGGAAAACTTTACGGAAAATCATAAGAATGACCTTCTCTGGCTTATTTTGTTACATGCTGTTAAAGTGCATGATTCCTTAAAGAATTGGGGTGTCATTGGTTCCGGGGTCTGTGCATGCTGCCCTCGACTCGAGACCATTgctcattgtttttttaactgcGCTAGAGTTCAAAGGGTGTGGGGTTATTTTTCTCCTTTACTCTCTTCCTTGTTGGGCATTCAAATTGACGTTAATATCCcgtctgtttttttctttgcttggcCATCtccttgttttaaaatttctcgAATTGCGCGCATTCTTATTAAATCCATTCTCTACGGTATTTGGTGTTTCCGCAACAAAGCTACCTTTTTCAACTATGTAGTGAATTATAGAGTCATCATTAAATTGGTTATCTGCGATGTTAAATGCACAATCAAGCTCGATTTTTTCCGATTTTCAGAGAGCTGCTTCATGTACTACTacaaaaaactaattttaGAAGATCATATTCCTAAAA contains:
- the LOC141874502 gene encoding uncharacterized protein LOC141874502; translated protein: MTDIKKAIEYFQKQLTTAIKNGDRGGEGRAYGSLGIAYDSLGDYRKAIEYHEKDLKIAREIGDRGAEGGAYGNLGNAYQSLGDYLKAIEYHEKHLKIAREIGDRGGKGGAYGNLGNAYHSLGNYRKATEYHEKHLKIAREIGDRGGEGRAYGNLGIAYRSLGDYRKAIEYHEKHLKIAREIGDRGGEGGAYGSLGNAYDSLGDYRKAIEYHEKDLKIAREISDRGGKGRAYGSLGNAYQSLGDYLKAIEYLEKHLKIAREIGDRGGEGRAYGSLGNAYHSLGNYRKATEYYKKCLKIAREIGDRGGEGGAYGSLGNAYQSLGDYRKAIEYHEKHLKIAREISDRGGEGGAYGNLGNAYRSLGDYRKAIEYHEKDLKIAREISDRGGEGGAFGSLGNAYQSLGDYLKAIEYHEKHLKIAIEIGDRGGEGRAYGNLGNAYHSLGNYRKATEYYKKCLKIEREIGDRGGEGRAYGSLGNAYHSLGNYRKATEYYKKCLKIAREIGDRGGEGGAYGSLGNAYQSLGDYRKAIEYHEKHLKIAREISDRGGEGGAYGNLGNAYRSLGDYRKAIEYHEKDLKIAREISDRGGEGGAFGSLGNAYQSLGDYLKAIEYHEKHLKIAIEIGDRGGEGRAYGNLGNAYHSLGNYRKATEYYKKCLKIEREIGDRGGEGLAYGNLGNAYHSLGDYRKAIEYHEKHLKITREISDRGGEGGAYGSLGNAYRSLGDYRKAIEYHEKHLKIAREIGDRGGEGRAYGSLGNAYRLLGDYRKAIEYHEKRLKIAIEIGDRGGEGGAYGSLGNAYDSLGDYRKAIEYHEKDLKIAREISDRGGEGGAYGSLGNAYRSLADYRKAIEYHEKHLKIAREIGDRSGEGGAYGSLGNAYDSLGDYRKAIEYHEKHLKIAREIGDRSGEGGAYGSLGNAYRSLGDYRKAIEYHEQYLKIAIEIGDQAGEGKAYHNIGIDFSCLEEIENAVDNFLSSVDVFNSLRSLLKSQDNWKIRFREMHEAAYNALWVSLLRIKKIDEALFAADQGRAQTLSDNLLLQYKLDGCLSSAAVDSKETVCCLLTKLSSPTLFLAIKGFTANIWFLRKGKKIILRKGRLEGDKREKDPLFALLQSSLEKIGAEHSKRCEDRTFDELDNECLLSLEVRGEGVGKPPLPSLDNPFKPFYDAVIDPILDMLEPQNDELVIVPDGALCFIPWAAVIESIRIRIVPSLTSYQLILSAPEGHHRKKGALLVGNPCSNELKEPLDDLPCAQEEVEMIASILKTTPLTGIHATKAEVMKRMSSVGLIHIAAHGNQRTGEIALSPNPGWSSKFPHRKDYILKMSDVQAANLRARLVVLSCCHSGRGRVLKGEGVVGIARAFLAAGARSVLVALWAIDDKATMVFMKSFYQHLKEGKTASAAVQQSVKFLRESEQFSEMKYWAPFQLIGDDVKIEFEEDDNVKK